The following are encoded in a window of Amycolatopsis lexingtonensis genomic DNA:
- a CDS encoding LuxR family transcriptional regulator codes for MRPLTDGTELLVGRDSELSWLVAWIREAGAGRGVAVLVDGEPGIGKSALVRTACAAATDAGCQVYWGAGDELGQALPLLPLLEALRITPAARDPRRVAISKLLRGGAVVGKEADLAARAAEQLIALVDELSQDGPAVLVVDELQWADRTTVAVWSRLARAVRQLPLLLIGVLRPIPRRDDLRSLFRIVGPGERLRLGRLAEPAVLELVAELAGGKPGAELARLAADAAGNPLYLTELLDALTRSSCLQVDPAGIAELTGAATPDSLPEAIADRLGFLPEPARGVLRAAALLGVGFSVADLVTVTNTPLADLLPALDEARAAGVLVAAGDDLEFRHPLIRTALYDDMPTAVRIAWHQGAAWALAEANAPVERVARQLLPMVSTTDSRVPVPAWAVRWLLDVATPLIGQAPGVAVALLRRAVRDAPLDDAVTGALACRLADAYYGVGNVAQAERIAERALDRVRDPDVRVDLYTTVVQCRAMTGRSAEFLTELNSALGQPGLQPRHRARLLVLIARTHRYIGEVDTAGRVATEALAELGPAEDRWATGWALHVLSLVAMVRGEWAGALPLFERAMAVVRGDPALIDLTLQLRINQSVTFGALDRYPEAHAAAAQARELADRTGSVVRLSEAQSALGQLLLGAGRWDDALAEVDVVPDDRKDPSVVCCDHGVAAIIHFHRGETAAARQHLDVAAAYWERIGDRVVESLVRARSLAFEYAGAPERALAVLTAVLAGVDAGEDLLGDAVRLATTIGDTRTATEIEARVRKLAADSAVPHLGALALYCRGLLDGDGTTLLRAADGYRDAGRPLSRAKALEAAAIAFAKAKEEDRGSARAAFTHAVDLYAELDAQWDVARLRALFRAFGIRRGPTVKHRQATHGWDSLTPTEGRIAALVVEGLSNPQIAARLYLSPRTVGTHVSHILNKLGVHSRIDIAREAGRHQSASG; via the coding sequence GTGCGACCGCTCACCGACGGTACCGAGCTGCTGGTCGGTCGGGACAGCGAGCTGTCCTGGCTGGTCGCCTGGATCCGTGAAGCGGGTGCCGGTCGCGGGGTCGCCGTGCTGGTGGACGGCGAGCCGGGCATCGGCAAGTCCGCGCTCGTGCGGACGGCCTGCGCGGCCGCGACCGACGCGGGCTGCCAGGTGTACTGGGGAGCGGGCGACGAGCTCGGGCAGGCTCTGCCGCTGCTGCCGCTGCTGGAGGCGTTGCGGATCACGCCGGCCGCGCGGGATCCCCGTCGGGTGGCCATTTCCAAGCTGTTGCGGGGCGGCGCCGTCGTGGGCAAGGAGGCCGACCTCGCCGCCCGGGCCGCCGAGCAGCTGATCGCGCTGGTGGACGAGCTGAGCCAGGACGGCCCGGCCGTGCTGGTCGTCGACGAGCTGCAGTGGGCCGATCGCACGACGGTGGCGGTGTGGAGCCGGCTGGCCCGTGCGGTCCGGCAGCTCCCGTTGCTGCTGATCGGTGTCCTGCGCCCGATCCCGCGCCGCGACGACCTGCGGTCGCTCTTCCGGATCGTCGGGCCGGGCGAGCGGCTGCGGCTGGGCCGGCTGGCGGAACCGGCGGTGCTCGAACTGGTGGCGGAGCTGGCCGGGGGGAAGCCGGGCGCCGAGCTGGCCCGGCTGGCCGCCGACGCCGCCGGGAACCCGTTGTACCTCACCGAACTCCTCGACGCGCTGACCAGGAGCTCGTGCCTGCAGGTCGATCCCGCGGGCATCGCGGAGCTGACCGGCGCGGCCACGCCGGACTCGCTGCCGGAGGCGATCGCGGACCGGCTGGGCTTCCTCCCGGAGCCCGCGCGGGGCGTGCTGCGCGCGGCGGCGCTGCTGGGGGTCGGCTTCTCGGTCGCGGACCTCGTGACCGTGACGAACACCCCGCTCGCCGACCTGCTGCCCGCCCTCGACGAGGCCCGTGCCGCCGGAGTGCTCGTGGCGGCCGGCGACGACCTGGAGTTCCGGCACCCGTTGATCCGCACGGCGTTGTACGACGACATGCCGACGGCGGTCCGGATCGCCTGGCACCAGGGCGCCGCGTGGGCACTGGCCGAGGCGAACGCCCCGGTCGAGCGGGTCGCCCGGCAGCTGCTGCCCATGGTGTCCACAACGGACAGTCGGGTGCCGGTGCCCGCCTGGGCCGTGCGGTGGCTGCTCGACGTCGCCACGCCGCTGATCGGCCAGGCGCCCGGGGTCGCCGTCGCCCTCCTGCGGCGGGCGGTCCGGGACGCGCCGCTCGACGACGCCGTGACCGGCGCGCTGGCCTGCCGGCTGGCCGACGCGTACTACGGCGTGGGCAACGTCGCCCAAGCCGAGCGGATCGCCGAGCGCGCACTGGATCGCGTGCGCGATCCCGATGTGCGCGTCGACCTGTACACGACGGTCGTCCAGTGCCGCGCGATGACCGGCCGGTCCGCCGAGTTCCTCACCGAGCTGAACTCCGCCTTGGGCCAGCCGGGTCTGCAGCCCCGGCACCGGGCCCGGCTGCTGGTGCTCATCGCGCGCACGCACCGCTACATCGGCGAGGTCGACACCGCGGGCCGGGTCGCCACCGAGGCGCTGGCGGAACTCGGCCCGGCCGAAGACCGCTGGGCGACCGGGTGGGCGCTGCACGTGCTGAGCCTGGTCGCGATGGTGCGGGGCGAATGGGCCGGTGCGCTGCCGCTGTTCGAGCGCGCGATGGCCGTCGTGCGGGGCGATCCCGCGCTGATCGACCTCACCCTGCAGCTGCGCATCAACCAGTCGGTCACCTTCGGCGCGCTCGACCGCTACCCCGAGGCGCACGCCGCCGCCGCGCAGGCGCGGGAACTGGCCGACCGCACCGGCAGCGTCGTCCGGCTGAGCGAGGCCCAGAGCGCGCTCGGGCAGCTGCTGCTGGGCGCCGGCCGGTGGGACGACGCGCTGGCCGAGGTCGACGTCGTCCCCGACGACCGCAAGGATCCGAGCGTGGTGTGCTGCGACCACGGCGTCGCCGCGATCATCCACTTCCACCGCGGCGAAACGGCCGCGGCCCGCCAGCACCTAGACGTCGCCGCGGCGTACTGGGAACGCATCGGCGACCGGGTGGTGGAATCCCTGGTACGGGCCCGGAGTCTCGCGTTCGAGTACGCCGGGGCGCCGGAGCGGGCGCTCGCCGTGCTCACCGCGGTGCTGGCCGGCGTGGACGCGGGGGAGGACCTGCTGGGTGACGCGGTCCGGCTGGCCACGACGATCGGTGACACGCGGACCGCGACGGAGATCGAAGCCCGGGTGCGCAAGCTCGCCGCCGATTCCGCCGTCCCGCACCTCGGCGCACTGGCCCTGTACTGCCGCGGCTTGCTCGACGGGGATGGGACGACGTTGCTGAGAGCCGCCGACGGCTACCGCGACGCGGGCCGGCCGCTATCCCGCGCCAAGGCGCTGGAAGCGGCCGCGATCGCCTTCGCCAAGGCCAAGGAGGAAGACCGCGGTTCGGCGCGGGCGGCCTTCACCCACGCCGTCGACCTTTACGCGGAGCTGGACGCGCAGTGGGACGTGGCCCGGCTGCGCGCGCTTTTCCGGGCATTCGGCATCCGGCGCGGCCCGACGGTGAAGCACCGCCAGGCCACACACGGCTGGGACAGCCTCACCCCGACCGAAGGGAGGATCGCCGCCCTCGTGGTCGAGGGCCTGTCGAACCCGCAGATCGCGGCCCGGCTGTACCTGTCCCCGCGCACCGTCGGCACGCACGTGTCGCACATCCTGAACAAGCTGGGCGTGCATTCGCGGATCGACATCGCCCGGGAAGCCGGCCGTCACCAGTCCGCGTCGGGCTGA
- a CDS encoding ABC transporter substrate-binding protein: MFGIARSSNRVRTRHIALALAGVMVTAGCGALGAEVSNSSSSGRDLEKHTLKVSILPTTDLGPFWLAQEGGYFQAEGLTVESVIANSGQASLSKAISGEADIAFSTYPPFFIARSSGSADMQLVADATSVNPKSNAIVTVPNSPVKTIYDLAGKKIAITAKNTASDLLTRSVMQDHNVDFSKVKWVLVALPNIAAALQQGQADAAYLPEPYVTQAAQTVGAIPVIDINSGATQDFPLTGYGATRKWVRENPKSLAAFQRALQKATHETLIDRGKVEPLLVRFAKIDEDTAKLLTMPGYGSILDARRLQRVPDLLLQLGAIPSPIDVNSMIAPQAGR; this comes from the coding sequence TTGTTCGGAATAGCCAGGAGCAGCAACCGGGTTCGCACTCGTCATATCGCACTCGCACTGGCGGGCGTCATGGTCACCGCCGGCTGCGGCGCGCTCGGCGCGGAAGTCTCGAACTCGTCGTCGAGCGGCCGTGACCTGGAAAAGCACACGCTGAAGGTCTCCATCCTGCCCACCACGGACCTCGGGCCGTTCTGGCTCGCCCAGGAAGGCGGGTACTTCCAGGCCGAAGGCCTCACCGTCGAGTCCGTGATCGCCAACAGCGGCCAGGCGTCGCTGAGCAAAGCGATCTCCGGCGAGGCCGACATCGCGTTCTCCACCTACCCGCCGTTCTTCATCGCCCGGAGCTCCGGCTCCGCCGACATGCAGCTGGTCGCCGACGCGACCTCGGTCAACCCGAAGTCCAATGCGATCGTCACGGTGCCGAATTCCCCGGTGAAAACAATCTACGACCTGGCGGGCAAGAAGATCGCCATCACCGCGAAGAACACCGCGTCGGATCTGCTCACCCGCTCGGTGATGCAGGACCACAACGTCGATTTCAGCAAGGTGAAGTGGGTGCTGGTCGCGCTGCCGAACATCGCCGCCGCGCTGCAGCAGGGGCAGGCCGACGCCGCGTACCTGCCGGAGCCGTACGTCACGCAGGCGGCCCAGACGGTCGGCGCGATCCCGGTGATCGACATCAACAGCGGCGCGACCCAGGACTTCCCGCTGACCGGCTACGGCGCGACGCGGAAGTGGGTGCGGGAGAACCCGAAGTCACTGGCCGCTTTCCAGCGCGCGCTGCAGAAGGCCACCCACGAAACCCTGATCGACCGGGGCAAGGTCGAGCCGCTGCTGGTGCGGTTCGCCAAGATCGACGAGGACACCGCCAAGCTGCTCACCATGCCGGGCTACGGCTCGATCCTGGACGCGCGGCGGCTGCAGCGGGTCCCGGACCTGCTGCTGCAGCTCGGCGCCATCCCGTCCCCGATCGACGTGAACTCGATGATCGCGCCGCAAGCGGGCAGATGA
- a CDS encoding glycoside hydrolase family 125 protein, producing MATIAGTIAAAAARVRATAGERIGDLVEAALLRTLRDTITIGADGSAFVITGDIPAMWLRDSTTQLTPYLRFLGDCPPLAGLVTAVVRRQFACLDHDSYANAFNDGPTGARYEPGDVCDDPHVWEQKYEVDSLAYPVTLAHALWRATGSAEVFDARAHRVLRTIVAQLRLEQRHDESPYRFERPGAKPTETLARGGRGTPVGVTGMTWSGFRPSDDACTYGYNIPANLFAAQALRAIAEITDEVLRDPALAAGARTLSRELVDGVEAHGIVDGSYAYEVDGLGGVLRMDDANTPSLLSLPLVAPDVVDARVWRATREFVLSDGNPYYFRGRVASGIGSPHTKPGRVWPIALAVEGLTGTPADRRRLLNLLAGTDAGTGHIHESFDASDPASFSRPWFSWADSMFCELALAVADDAGPG from the coding sequence GTGGCAACGATAGCCGGGACGATCGCGGCCGCCGCGGCGCGCGTGCGCGCGACGGCGGGGGAGCGGATCGGTGACCTGGTCGAAGCCGCGCTGCTGCGCACCCTGCGCGACACCATCACGATCGGCGCGGACGGCAGCGCGTTCGTCATCACCGGCGACATCCCGGCCATGTGGCTGCGTGACTCCACCACCCAGCTGACGCCGTACCTGCGTTTCCTCGGCGACTGCCCGCCGCTCGCCGGCCTCGTCACCGCGGTCGTGCGCCGCCAGTTCGCCTGCCTGGACCACGATTCCTACGCCAACGCGTTCAACGACGGCCCGACCGGTGCCCGCTACGAACCCGGCGACGTGTGCGACGACCCGCACGTCTGGGAGCAGAAGTACGAGGTCGACAGCCTCGCCTACCCGGTCACGCTGGCGCACGCGCTGTGGCGGGCCACCGGTTCGGCCGAGGTGTTCGACGCCCGCGCCCACCGCGTGCTGCGCACGATCGTCGCGCAGCTGCGCCTGGAGCAACGGCACGACGAGTCCCCGTACCGCTTCGAGCGGCCGGGCGCGAAACCGACCGAGACCCTCGCGCGCGGCGGCCGCGGCACGCCGGTCGGCGTCACCGGCATGACGTGGAGCGGGTTCCGGCCCTCGGACGACGCCTGCACGTACGGCTACAACATCCCAGCCAACCTGTTCGCCGCGCAGGCGTTGCGGGCGATCGCCGAAATCACCGACGAGGTCTTGCGGGATCCCGCGCTCGCCGCCGGCGCCCGCACGCTGTCCCGCGAACTCGTCGACGGCGTCGAGGCGCACGGCATCGTCGACGGCAGCTACGCCTACGAGGTCGATGGCCTCGGCGGCGTGCTCCGCATGGACGACGCCAACACGCCGTCGCTGCTTTCGCTGCCGCTCGTCGCCCCCGACGTCGTCGACGCGCGGGTGTGGCGGGCGACCCGCGAGTTCGTGCTGAGCGACGGCAACCCGTACTACTTCCGCGGCCGGGTGGCGAGCGGGATCGGCAGCCCGCACACGAAACCCGGCCGCGTGTGGCCGATCGCGCTCGCCGTCGAGGGCCTGACCGGCACCCCGGCCGACCGGCGGCGGCTGCTGAACCTCCTCGCCGGCACGGACGCGGGGACCGGGCACATCCACGAAAGCTTCGACGCCTCGGATCCGGCGTCGTTCTCACGACCCTGGTTCTCCTGGGCGGACTCGATGTTCTGCGAGCTCGCGCTAGCGGTCGCCGACGACGCCGGACCCGGGTGA
- a CDS encoding glycoside hydrolase family 3 protein, which produces MKLSLRGRIGQVNQRLKGWEALRWIDGAPRVTDVLRREVDRFGGIGAIYGVLRADPWSAVHWHNGIPPERSAEAYAAVQDYVTRNGDGIPVLFVEEAPHGLQALGGTTLPVNLALGAGMDADLTEQLAAAVAAEARARGTHVALVSGLDVLRDPRWGRAEECFSEDPVLAALLVAATVRGMQGGSTGTEPIGAGHVAVVAKHFAAQGAGIGGRNGSGAPIGSRELGEIHLRPAFAAARLGVAGFMAAYNDVDGVPCSANRALLTGKLREEWGWDGVVMADGTAIDRLRDSAPDPAAAAALALRAGVDLSLWDEAFTHLEQALDRGLVEERHLDRAVDRVLALKRRVGLFGEPVVPPPARDVATLVDRAARQAVVLVHDHGVLPLDPAATIVLVGPNADDLDAQLGDYTPPRPADDPAASTVRSALGARVVYTPGSRVRTALGGEALAAVDEVVARADVCVLVLGGTSRRSYEDEFAANGAVEGPAADTTNGEGVDLASIALPEPQLELARRARASGKPVVAVVIDGRPRALTELARLADALFVVPFPGPSGGSAIASALFEGTASGLLPASFPVADGVFPVAHDERLETARGYLEHRHPVGIPFGSGATPPARVREGSYTISAAALNNGSTLTVTVDFADPGASVVVPLYGRRHELGVRPRRRSLLAVRRVTSSPVEFELGLDELGSWATGQPIAVPVDVDVWSTGEPVRVRVTGEDGSTPWQR; this is translated from the coding sequence ATGAAGCTCTCGCTACGCGGCCGGATCGGCCAGGTCAACCAGCGCCTCAAGGGCTGGGAGGCGCTGCGCTGGATCGACGGCGCCCCGCGCGTCACCGACGTCCTCCGGCGCGAAGTCGACCGCTTCGGCGGCATCGGCGCGATCTACGGGGTGCTGCGCGCCGATCCGTGGTCGGCCGTCCACTGGCACAACGGGATCCCGCCCGAGCGCAGCGCGGAAGCGTACGCGGCCGTGCAGGACTACGTCACGCGCAACGGCGACGGCATCCCCGTGCTGTTCGTCGAAGAGGCCCCGCACGGCCTCCAGGCACTCGGCGGGACGACGCTGCCGGTCAACCTCGCGCTCGGCGCGGGGATGGACGCGGACCTCACCGAGCAGCTCGCGGCCGCGGTCGCCGCCGAGGCACGGGCCCGGGGAACGCACGTCGCGCTCGTGTCGGGTCTCGACGTGCTGCGCGACCCGCGATGGGGCCGCGCCGAGGAATGCTTCAGCGAAGATCCCGTGCTCGCCGCGCTCCTCGTGGCCGCGACCGTGCGCGGGATGCAGGGCGGCTCGACCGGAACGGAGCCGATCGGCGCGGGGCACGTCGCCGTCGTCGCCAAGCACTTCGCGGCCCAGGGCGCGGGGATCGGCGGCCGCAACGGCTCGGGCGCGCCGATCGGCTCCCGCGAACTCGGCGAGATCCACCTCCGGCCCGCTTTCGCCGCCGCCCGCCTCGGCGTAGCCGGGTTCATGGCCGCGTATAACGACGTAGACGGCGTGCCGTGCAGCGCGAACCGGGCGCTGCTGACGGGAAAGCTCCGCGAGGAGTGGGGCTGGGACGGCGTCGTCATGGCCGACGGCACCGCGATCGACCGCCTCCGCGACAGCGCGCCCGACCCCGCCGCCGCGGCCGCGCTGGCCCTGCGCGCGGGCGTCGACCTGAGCCTGTGGGACGAGGCTTTCACGCACCTCGAGCAGGCCTTGGACCGCGGGCTCGTCGAGGAGCGGCACCTCGACCGCGCCGTCGACCGGGTGCTCGCGCTCAAGCGCCGGGTCGGGCTGTTCGGCGAGCCGGTGGTTCCGCCGCCCGCCCGGGACGTCGCCACGCTCGTGGACCGGGCCGCCCGGCAGGCCGTGGTGCTCGTGCACGACCACGGCGTGCTGCCGCTCGATCCCGCCGCCACGATTGTGCTCGTCGGCCCCAACGCCGACGACCTCGACGCGCAGCTGGGCGACTACACCCCGCCGCGGCCTGCCGACGACCCCGCCGCGTCGACCGTGCGCTCGGCGCTCGGCGCTCGCGTGGTCTACACCCCCGGCTCCCGGGTGCGCACGGCGCTGGGCGGGGAAGCGCTTGCAGCCGTCGACGAAGTCGTGGCACGCGCCGACGTCTGCGTGCTCGTGCTCGGCGGCACCAGCCGCCGAAGCTATGAGGACGAGTTCGCCGCCAACGGCGCCGTCGAAGGTCCGGCCGCCGACACGACCAACGGCGAAGGCGTCGACCTCGCGTCGATCGCCCTGCCCGAGCCACAGCTCGAACTCGCGCGGCGGGCCCGGGCGAGCGGCAAGCCGGTCGTCGCGGTCGTCATCGACGGGCGGCCGCGGGCCCTCACCGAGCTGGCCAGGCTCGCGGACGCGCTGTTCGTCGTGCCGTTTCCCGGCCCGAGCGGCGGTTCCGCGATCGCGAGCGCGTTGTTCGAGGGCACGGCCTCGGGTCTGCTGCCCGCGTCTTTTCCCGTGGCCGACGGGGTTTTCCCGGTCGCGCACGACGAGCGCTTGGAGACCGCGCGTGGCTACCTCGAACACCGGCACCCGGTGGGGATTCCCTTCGGCAGCGGCGCGACACCGCCGGCCCGGGTACGCGAGGGTTCGTACACCATTTCGGCGGCCGCGCTGAACAACGGGAGCACGCTGACGGTCACGGTGGACTTCGCCGACCCCGGTGCTTCCGTCGTCGTGCCGCTCTACGGCCGCCGTCACGAACTCGGCGTGCGGCCGCGCCGCCGGAGCCTCTTGGCCGTGCGGCGGGTGACGAGTTCGCCGGTCGAGTTCGAGCTGGGCCTCGACGAACTGGGCTCGTGGGCGACCGGGCAGCCGATCGCCGTGCCGGTCGATGTCGACGTCTGGAGCACCGGCGAGCCCGTGCGGGTGCGGGTCACCGGCGAGGACGGATCGACGCCGTGGCAACGATAG
- a CDS encoding carbohydrate ABC transporter permease — translation MARTALRPLRDRVGSITSGTLAWIYAALLIVPFYYFIVSSFKSNDEIFESPLALPGTWDFGNFATAIGQADLVLAVANSVLTTVGALVLTLVLALPASFALARSTGRLGKLVENVFALGFLIPSFAALFPTFLLAASLGLFHSRTFVVFLLPATALPLSIVILTSFMRTIPRELEEAASMDGASTLQVLRQVYLPICVPGIATVLLLNFLSFWNAYLYPLILTGPDTAQRTIQVALPTLKVDAGTDYGVLMAGTLFTLLPVYLVYTVLQRQMQRALVSGALKG, via the coding sequence ATGGCCCGGACCGCCCTCCGCCCGCTGCGCGACCGCGTCGGCTCGATCACCAGCGGCACGCTGGCCTGGATCTACGCCGCCCTGCTGATCGTGCCCTTCTACTACTTCATCGTCTCGTCGTTCAAGTCCAACGACGAGATCTTCGAGTCACCGCTGGCGCTGCCGGGGACGTGGGACTTCGGGAACTTCGCCACCGCGATCGGCCAGGCCGACCTCGTCCTCGCGGTCGCGAACTCGGTCCTGACGACCGTGGGCGCGCTCGTCCTGACGCTGGTGCTCGCGCTGCCCGCGTCGTTCGCCCTCGCGCGGTCGACCGGACGGCTCGGCAAGCTCGTCGAGAACGTCTTCGCACTCGGCTTCCTCATCCCGTCGTTCGCGGCGCTGTTCCCGACCTTCCTGCTCGCGGCGTCGCTCGGGCTCTTCCACAGCCGCACGTTCGTCGTCTTCCTGCTGCCGGCCACGGCGCTGCCGCTGTCGATCGTGATCCTGACGTCGTTCATGCGCACGATCCCGCGTGAGCTGGAAGAAGCGGCGTCGATGGACGGCGCTTCGACGCTGCAGGTGCTGCGGCAGGTCTACCTGCCGATCTGCGTGCCCGGCATCGCGACCGTGCTGCTGCTGAACTTCCTGTCGTTCTGGAACGCCTACCTGTACCCGCTCATCCTCACCGGGCCGGACACCGCGCAGCGCACGATCCAGGTCGCCCTGCCGACCCTCAAGGTCGACGCGGGCACCGACTACGGCGTCCTCATGGCGGGCACGCTGTTCACGCTGCTGCCGGTGTACCTCGTCTACACGGTCCTGCAGCGGCAGATGCAGCGCGCGCTGGTTTCCGGGGCGCTCAAAGGATGA
- a CDS encoding ABC transporter permease subunit, producing MTALTDVAAGATTTPEPPTPPGRGPRPSLRERFPGLALPALIWYAVFMIGPVVAMLVIGFLSWPGMLVKPGFAGLANFKRVFADDVFWAAAGNSALQIVVGLPVMVLLAFLLAFYVVQKPRGHKVLRYLLFIPALISAPATAMVFYAMLNPDGLLNGVLRSLGLDGNAWLADPSTALGALIAVELWSGIGYSAVLIASRLDSVDTEIVQAARIDGAGDWRIAWGMYWPIARDFIGVVTMLQFLSMLFNSAQTVLLLTQGGPGTATTTLSYLVYRKAFVETDLGYSQAVGIVLFVLGLLGMGAIRRVLRATH from the coding sequence GTGACCGCACTGACCGACGTGGCCGCCGGCGCCACCACCACCCCGGAACCACCCACCCCGCCCGGCCGCGGTCCCCGGCCGTCGTTGCGAGAGCGCTTTCCCGGGCTCGCCCTGCCCGCCCTGATCTGGTACGCGGTCTTCATGATCGGCCCGGTCGTGGCGATGCTCGTCATCGGCTTCCTGTCCTGGCCCGGCATGCTCGTCAAGCCCGGGTTCGCGGGCCTGGCCAACTTCAAGCGCGTCTTCGCCGACGACGTCTTCTGGGCGGCCGCCGGGAACTCGGCGCTCCAGATCGTCGTCGGCCTGCCGGTCATGGTGCTGCTGGCGTTCCTGCTCGCGTTCTACGTCGTGCAGAAACCGCGTGGCCACAAGGTGTTGCGCTACCTGCTCTTCATCCCCGCGCTCATCTCCGCGCCGGCGACCGCGATGGTCTTCTACGCGATGCTGAACCCCGACGGCCTGCTCAACGGCGTGCTGCGCTCGCTCGGGCTCGACGGCAACGCCTGGCTCGCCGACCCCTCGACGGCGCTCGGCGCGCTCATCGCCGTCGAGCTCTGGAGCGGGATCGGCTACTCGGCGGTGCTCATCGCCTCGCGCCTCGACAGCGTCGACACCGAAATCGTGCAGGCCGCGCGCATCGACGGCGCGGGGGACTGGCGCATCGCGTGGGGGATGTACTGGCCGATCGCCCGCGACTTCATCGGCGTGGTGACGATGCTGCAGTTCCTGTCGATGCTGTTCAACTCGGCCCAGACCGTGCTGCTGCTGACCCAGGGCGGCCCCGGCACGGCGACGACAACGCTGTCCTACCTGGTCTACCGCAAGGCGTTCGTCGAAACCGACCTCGGCTACAGCCAGGCGGTGGGCATCGTCCTGTTCGTACTCGGCCTGCTGGGCATGGGTGCGATCCGCCGGGTGCTCCGCGCGACCCACTGA
- a CDS encoding extracellular solute-binding protein produces the protein MSHAVSRRTALRAAIGGGLAAPLLAGCGALMPASGKPGALSVHTQLSGAVAGAQVFADAVAAYERRTGRPVALLKNGSDLPIVFETSSLAGEEADVALVNLQGRTLSWTGLGATIPVTNLLDEWGLRDKIIPDAVAEWTDENGRLRAFPFTRTNWPVSFNTRLLERAGVGIPTTSDELIAAADALRAKGIGPVTVGGADWSGQKLFLQIVQGFLTAEEAKKVFKSGKLSDSPGAIAGVRHFVELRDAGVFIDDVQGYTSDSELTQFNTGKAAIVPAMSSALAKVSAERAKEVTVGGWPKPSHGGVLAHPSVIRSFNGHGIWISENGAKKLDLIKPFVQYLYTDEVTDALILGSGRDMSRITGTLSKNFPLVAQASRLTAEQVSPVMLPDLVIPQSAFEPLIQATAAAYGPLSAERIIDVFEKAYATA, from the coding sequence GTGTCCCACGCCGTCAGCAGGCGCACCGCGTTGCGCGCCGCGATCGGGGGTGGCCTCGCCGCGCCGCTGCTCGCGGGGTGCGGGGCGCTGATGCCCGCCTCGGGCAAGCCCGGTGCCCTCTCGGTGCACACCCAGCTCAGCGGCGCGGTCGCCGGCGCCCAGGTGTTCGCCGACGCCGTCGCCGCCTACGAACGGCGGACCGGCCGGCCGGTGGCGCTGCTGAAGAACGGCTCCGACCTGCCCATCGTGTTCGAGACCAGCTCACTCGCCGGCGAGGAAGCCGACGTCGCGCTGGTCAACCTGCAGGGCCGCACGCTCTCCTGGACCGGGCTCGGCGCCACGATCCCGGTCACGAACCTGCTCGACGAATGGGGGCTGCGCGACAAGATCATCCCGGACGCCGTCGCGGAGTGGACCGACGAAAACGGCCGCCTGCGCGCCTTCCCCTTCACCCGCACCAACTGGCCGGTCTCGTTCAACACGAGGCTCCTCGAACGCGCCGGCGTCGGCATCCCGACGACGTCGGACGAGCTGATCGCCGCCGCCGACGCGTTGCGCGCCAAGGGGATCGGCCCGGTGACCGTCGGCGGGGCCGACTGGAGCGGCCAGAAGCTGTTCCTGCAGATCGTCCAGGGCTTCCTCACCGCGGAGGAGGCGAAAAAGGTCTTCAAGAGCGGCAAGCTCTCCGACAGCCCCGGCGCGATCGCCGGCGTGCGGCACTTCGTCGAACTGCGGGACGCGGGCGTCTTCATCGACGACGTCCAGGGCTACACCTCCGACTCCGAGCTGACGCAGTTCAACACCGGCAAGGCCGCGATCGTCCCGGCGATGTCCTCGGCACTGGCCAAGGTGTCCGCCGAGCGCGCCAAGGAGGTGACGGTCGGCGGCTGGCCCAAGCCGTCCCACGGGGGCGTGCTGGCGCACCCGAGCGTGATCCGCAGCTTCAACGGCCACGGCATCTGGATCAGCGAGAACGGCGCGAAGAAGCTAGACCTCATCAAGCCGTTCGTCCAGTACCTCTACACCGACGAGGTCACCGACGCGCTGATCCTCGGCTCCGGCCGGGACATGAGCCGGATCACCGGCACGCTCAGCAAGAACTTCCCGCTCGTCGCGCAGGCTTCGCGGCTCACCGCCGAGCAGGTCTCGCCGGTCATGCTGCCCGACCTGGTCATTCCCCAGTCCGCGTTCGAGCCCCTGATCCAGGCCACCGCGGCGGCCTACGGCCCGCTCTCCGCCGAACGCATCATCGACGTCTTCGAAAAGGCCTACGCCACGGCCTGA